Genomic window (Desulfovibrio sp. X2):
AGAACCGTCCCAGGTAGAAGCGGATCTCGGAGTCGTCGGGCAGGCGCTTTTCGATGCGTTCCATGTAGTCGATGGCCTGGGCGTACTCCTTCTGCTCGCCCAGGAGCCGGGCGTAGAAGAACAGGGCCATGAGGTCGTGCGAGTTGAGCATCACCGCCTTCTGCAGCAGCAGCGAGGCGCGGTCGAAGTCGCCTGTCTGGAAATAGAAGCGGCCTGCCTCGCGCACCACCAGGGAGTCCATGGGCGACATGGACAGGGCCTTCTCGAACTGCTCGCGGGCATCACCCATGCGGTTCAGGCGTTCGAGCAGGATGCCGTAGCCCATGTAGTCCACCGCGGTCCACTCGGCCTTCGGCTTCTGCTCGTAGAAGCCCATGGCCAGGGTGGTGTCGCTGTAGCGCGAGCGCAGGAGCGTCTGCACGCGCAGGAAACGTCCGTCGTGCTCCGGCCGGTCCTGAATGTTCTTGGGCAGCAGTTCCACGCGGCCGGAGAGGTAGTTGATGCGTTCGTCGAGGCCGGGGTGGGTGGCCAGGTAGGTGGGGATGTTCTGGCCCGCGTACCACTGCTTGCGCTGCAGCACCTTGAAGCCGCGCACCAGCCCCCAGGGGTTGAAGCCCGCCTTGGTGACGTAGGTCAGGCCGTCCTGGTCCGCCTCGCGCTCGTTCTCGCGCGAGTAGGCCAGCATCGTGCTCTGGGCCATCGCTCCGGAGCCCACGGCCAGGGCCGCCTTGGTGGAGCCGCTGCCCAGGAAGGCGCCCGCGAGCATGCCGAGCAGCGCCATGGGGCCGATGATCTGGGCGCGCTCGATGTTCTGGGCCAGGTGGCGTTCCGCGACGTGGCCGAATTCGTGCGCCATGACGCCGGCCAGGTCCGACTCGTGCTCGAGGGAGAGGATGAGGCCCGAATAGATGAAGACGTGCCCGGCCGGACCGGCGAAGGCGTTGAGCACGCTGCTGCGGATGACGTTGGTCTTGATGGTCCACGGCTGGGGCGGCATGACCGCGACCAGGCGGTTGGCGAGGTCCTGGATGTATCCCTTGATCTCCGGGTCCTCGATGATCGGCATCTGGGAGCGGACGGCCAGCTCGAACTTGCGGCCGAGCTCGGCTTCGTCCTTGATCGTGAAGTCGAACAGGGCGGCTCGCGCGGGCGCGATCGAGAGGAAAAGGGTGGGGAGCACCACCAGGGCGGCCGTGAGGATGGCCGGAAGGAATGCGTCCCTGAGGCGCGGCGGCTTGTATGTCACGATGTTCCCGTTGTCCGGTTCCGAGAGTCTGCCTGCGTTCTACCCCTGGTCCCCCACAACGTAAAGGGGGCCCGAAAGGCCCCCTCGTCAATCCGTGTGCCGTGCCGCAGCACCTAGCGGTTCATGATGTTCAGGAAATCGCCGTTGTTCTTGGTGCCGCGCATCTTGTCCAGGAGGAACTCCATGGAGTCGATGGAATTCATGGGCGCCAGCACCTTGCGCAGGATCCAGACGCGGTTCAGCACCTCGTCGGGCAGCAGCAGCTCTTCCTTGCGGGTGCCGGAGCGGTTCATGTCGATGGCCGGGTAGATGCGCTTCTCGGCCAGATGGCGGTCGAGGTAGATCTCCATGTTGCCGGTGCCCTTGAACTCTTCGAAGATGACCTCGTCCATGCGCGAGCCCGTGTCGATGAGGGCCGTGGCGATGATCGTCAGGCTGCCGCCTTCCTCGATGTTGCGCGCCGCGCCGAAGAAGCGCTTGGGGCGCTGCAGGGCGTTGGCGTCCAGGCCGCCGGAGAGGACGCGGCCGGAGGAGGGCGTCACGGCGTTGTAGGCGCGGCCCAGGCGGGTGATGGAGTCGAGCAGGATGACCACGTCGCGCTTGCGCTCGACGAGGCGCTTGGCCTTCTCGAGGACCATCTCGGCCACCTGGACGTGGCGCTGCGGCGGCTCGTCGAAGGTGGAGCTGACCACCTCGGCCCGCACCGAACGCTCCATGTCCGTGACTTCCTCGGGGCGCTCGTCGATGAGCAGGACGATGAGGTAGACGTCGGGATTGTTGGCGTTCAGGGAGTTGGCGATGGTCTGCAGGAGCATGGTCTTGCCGGTGCGCGGGGGGGCGACGATGATGCCGCGCTGCCCCTTGCCGATGGGCGCCAGCAGGTCGATGACCCGCGAGGAATAATTCTTCTCGCCGTTTTCCATGACGAAGCGTTCGTCAGGGTAGATGGGCGTCAGGTTGTCGAAGAGGACCACGCTCTTGGTGGCTTCGGGCGGAGCGAAGCAGATGTGCTCGACGCGCAGCAGGGCGAAGTAGCGCTCACCCTCCTTGGGCGGGCGGATCTGCCCGGAGACCACGTCGCCGGTGCGCAGGCCGAAGCGACGGATCTGGGAAGGAGAGACGTAGATGTCGTCGGGCCCCGGCATGTAGCTGTACATGGGGGAACGCAGGAAGCCGAAGCCGTCCGGCAGTATCTCCAGCACGCCTTCGCCGAAGATGGCGCCGTTCTGGGAAGCGCATGCCTGCAGCAGGGCGAAGATGAGCTCCTGCTTGCGCATGTTGCTGGGGTTCTCGATCTTGAATTCGGAGGCGAGCTCCATCAGATCGGTCATGCTTTTCAGCTTCAACTCGGAGAGATTCATCGGGCAACCTCGAGATGTGGGCTCTGGGGTGGGAACGGGTTCTTCGTCGGGCAGGGGGAATTCGGCAGGGGCCAGAGTCGGTTCTTTTACGGCTTTCTTACGGCCGCGGGCAGGGCGTGTCATGACTGGGCGACGCTCCGGACAGCCGGCGTGAATCGCCGGTCGCCGCGAAATGTTTTTGGTTAGTTTTTCCCGCGAATGAATTGTTACACTCCGGCGCGGGCAGGCGCGGCCGGCTCTGTACTGTACTATAAGAACAACGGATGAAACCGGATGCTTTGGCGTGGTTTCTGGATTCAGCGCTCTTGCCACTTAGCGGAATCCGTGGCGGTTGGCAAGAGCCGTGTTACATTTTCCCGTCTTCGTTCAGGACGTCGGCGAACATCTCCTGGATGGACTCCCGGATCTCTTCCTGGTCGCGTTCGAGCGCGAAGGAGAGCTCCAGCGTGATCAGGCTCATGGCCTGCTCGAGCAGGCGACGTTCACCGAAGGAAAGTTCCTTGTCGCGGCCGATCAGCAGGAGCTCCTTGAGGACGTAGGCCACGTCGCGCAGGTTGCCGCTCTTCAGCTTTTCGG
Coding sequences:
- the rho gene encoding transcription termination factor Rho; its protein translation is MNLSELKLKSMTDLMELASEFKIENPSNMRKQELIFALLQACASQNGAIFGEGVLEILPDGFGFLRSPMYSYMPGPDDIYVSPSQIRRFGLRTGDVVSGQIRPPKEGERYFALLRVEHICFAPPEATKSVVLFDNLTPIYPDERFVMENGEKNYSSRVIDLLAPIGKGQRGIIVAPPRTGKTMLLQTIANSLNANNPDVYLIVLLIDERPEEVTDMERSVRAEVVSSTFDEPPQRHVQVAEMVLEKAKRLVERKRDVVILLDSITRLGRAYNAVTPSSGRVLSGGLDANALQRPKRFFGAARNIEEGGSLTIIATALIDTGSRMDEVIFEEFKGTGNMEIYLDRHLAEKRIYPAIDMNRSGTRKEELLLPDEVLNRVWILRKVLAPMNSIDSMEFLLDKMRGTKNNGDFLNIMNR
- a CDS encoding M48 family metallopeptidase produces the protein MTYKPPRLRDAFLPAILTAALVVLPTLFLSIAPARAALFDFTIKDEAELGRKFELAVRSQMPIIEDPEIKGYIQDLANRLVAVMPPQPWTIKTNVIRSSVLNAFAGPAGHVFIYSGLILSLEHESDLAGVMAHEFGHVAERHLAQNIERAQIIGPMALLGMLAGAFLGSGSTKAALAVGSGAMAQSTMLAYSRENEREADQDGLTYVTKAGFNPWGLVRGFKVLQRKQWYAGQNIPTYLATHPGLDERINYLSGRVELLPKNIQDRPEHDGRFLRVQTLLRSRYSDTTLAMGFYEQKPKAEWTAVDYMGYGILLERLNRMGDAREQFEKALSMSPMDSLVVREAGRFYFQTGDFDRASLLLQKAVMLNSHDLMALFFYARLLGEQKEYAQAIDYMERIEKRLPDDSEIRFYLGRFYGESGNLFQGHLQLAYSGLYKNDKKQAEFQRKQAEQFSKTEDDKKALEDFDKALNERAEMW